ATCGCGAACGCTTCATCTCGCTCACGGCGGCAAACTCGCTGACTCCGCCGATCGCGAGGAAGGCAGTGAGAGCTACGTCGCGAATCCCACGGTCGGCACGAGCGCGGGTCTTTGGGATCCAATCGGCCTCGGTGTCGGGATGCCGACCGATCAAAATGACGACGAGCATCTTTCGCTCGTCTATACATCCGAGCCGCTCGGCGCCGATGCCGAGATAACCGGCGCGGGGCAGGCCACTATTCACGCCGAGCTGAAAGAGGGCGATGAGGCGACGCTGGTAGCGAAGCTGTGCGATGTCGATCCCGACGGCGGTTCGACGCTTATCACCAGCGGATGGCTCCGCGCGACGTGCCGCGAGACCTACGCGCGACGCGCCAAGCTCGAGCGCGGCGAGGTCTATGAATTCAAGATTCCGCTGTGGGCGACGTCGTATCGAGTCGCGCACGGGCATCGTATCCGCCTCGTGATCGCGTGCGCCGACTTCCCGCGGATTTGGCCGACCAAGAGCAATCCCGAGATTCGACTCTTCTTCGGCGGCAAGCGCGGCTCCACGCTCAGCCTCCCGATCGTCGAGCGCGGAGGTGCGGCTGACGGCCCGCGCGTTCGATCGATCCCGCCCGCGGCGCTGCCGAATCCACGCACTCCGATCTGGAAAATCGAGCGCGACATGGTGAGCGGCGCTGTCACCGTGACCACCGGCCAGAACGTCGCTGTGCCTCTGCCGCAAGGCGGAGTGCTGCACGTCGATCACGCTGCCAGCGCGCGCGTCAGCGCGAACCGCCCCGACGAGGCTGTCGTGCGCGGCGACACTTCGTTCAGCGCCAACCTGCCCGTCATCGGCAATTTCGCGGTGAAGACGCAGAGCTGGGTCACGCAACACGGCATGCTGCTGAGCGGGCGCGTGACGATCGATGATCGCGTCGTATTCGACAAGCGGTGGGAGAAGTAGCTCGCGCCGGCACCCAAGCCGAATACTCCGTTACGCGGGTCACACCTCAGCAGGCGTGGCTGCCGTTACATTGATTGTCGCCGATTGGTTTCGAGTGATTCTGACAGGCTTGCTCGCCGTTGCATGAATTGTTGCCGATCGACGCGCTGTTGTTATCGCAGGCTAACTCGCCATTGCAGGAATTGCTGCCCACGCGCGCAGAGCGGGAGAGACATGACGCAAAGCCACGACAGGAATCGTCGCCGATCGGAGCCGTGTTATGCTTGCATGCAACGCTGCCTTGGCAGGAATCCGATCCAATCTTTGCTTGGTTCTCGTCACAGGCGGAGTTCCCGTTTTTGCACGAATTGTCGCCAATCTGAGCGACGTTATCGATACATGCAGTATCGCCCTGGCAGGAATTGGTCCCAATTTTTGCGCTGTTCCTGGTGCAGGCGTCGAGTCCGTCTTTGCATGAATTGTCTCCGACGGCAGCATTGTTCTGCTCGCAGGCAGATACTTCTCGGCAGGAATTTTTTCCTATAGGTCCGTCGTTCTCGGAGCAGCTTTCGAAACCCACGCAGGAGCCGTCGCCAACTCGCCCTTGATTTCCTCCACACGCGAGCACGTCGTTACAGGCGTTTTGTCCAATGGTTCCGCGATTTCCAAGGCAGGCATTGATTCCCTGGCAGCTGCTGGCGGGAACTTGCGCCCAGCTGCCAGAGACCGCAATGAGTATCGTTGTGACCAGAATGGCAGCACCAAGTGACAGCGCGCCGTTTTGCCGCTTAGCCATGACTCCGTCCTATCCTCCAAGCATCGCGATACAACTACCAGTGAGCTTTCAACGCAAGCCCTGAGTCAAACTTCGGGGCCAGCAGATGAATCGCAAACGCTTCCAATTTGAACGCAGCAGTACAGATCGCGAGTGAAGTTGGCATAGAATCGGTACTTCTCGAGCGCGAGCCACCCTATGCCTTTCCGCTTCTATCGCCGCGTCCACGTTCTGCCCGGTGTTTCTATAAATGTTTCGAAGTCGGGACCATCGCTGAGCGTCGGGATGCGCGGCGCTCACTTGACGCTCGGTCGAAATGGCGTTTCGCGCACCGTCGGCATCCCCGGCACCGGCATCTACTACACCAGCCGCGCCGGCACGCACACTGGCGCGCATTATCACGGCGGCAGCGGCGCCGGCATCGGCTGGATGATTGCCGCTGTCGTGATCGCAGCGCTCGCGCTGCTGACGCATTCGCACAGCGGCAGATGAGACCGCATCGCGCTGACTCCCCGCTCTATCGTGACATCGTGATGCTTTGCTAACCTCGCGCGCCGGATGGGAGACTGCGCGTGAGCATCGAGGCCAAACAGCCCTCGCAGCGGCGGCTGCTGATCGCAGGCGTCGCGGGCAATATTCTGGAATGGTACGACTTTTCGATCTACGGCTTTTTTGCGCTCGCGATCGGGCAGCACTTCTTCCCTTCGCATAGCCGCTCGACTGAGCTTATCGACGCGTACGGCGCGTTCGCGGCGGGCTTCCTGATGCGCCCGGTCGGCGCGCTTGTCTTCGGCCGAATCGGCGATCGCCTGGGGCGCCATCATGCGTTGATGCTCTCGGTGCTCGCGATGGCGCTGCCAACTTTCGCGATCGGCCTTCTTCCGACCTACCAGCAAATCGGAATCACGGCGACGATCCTGATGGTCGTGCTGCGGCTCATCCAGGGACTTTCGGTGGGCGGCGAGTACACGACCTCGGTCGTCTTTATGGTCGAGCGATGCCATAGCTCGCGCCGCGGACTGGTCGGTGCGTTCGGCACCTCGGGCGCGTTCGCCGGCGTGATGCTGGGATCCGCCGTCGGCACTGCCGTCGCCTGGACGATGCCGCAGGCCGCGTTGATGGCATGGGGATGGCGCGTGCCGTTTCTGCTTGGGATCTCGATCGGAGTTGCGGGCTATTTCATTCGCCGAGAAATCAGCGACGCCGGCCAGCCCGCGCGCGCCGAACCGCCGCCGCTGGGCGAATTAATTCGCGGCCAGTGGCGGCGAATCTTCCAGGTCTCGGGCTTCAAGGTGCTCGACGCGGTCGGTTTCTACCTGATGTTCGTGTACTCGACGACGTATCTTTCCGAGATCGTCGGCTTCAGCAAACGGCGCGCGATGGCGATCAACACGATTGGAATGG
This genomic interval from Candidatus Binataceae bacterium contains the following:
- a CDS encoding MFS transporter — protein: MSIEAKQPSQRRLLIAGVAGNILEWYDFSIYGFFALAIGQHFFPSHSRSTELIDAYGAFAAGFLMRPVGALVFGRIGDRLGRHHALMLSVLAMALPTFAIGLLPTYQQIGITATILMVVLRLIQGLSVGGEYTTSVVFMVERCHSSRRGLVGAFGTSGAFAGVMLGSAVGTAVAWTMPQAALMAWGWRVPFLLGISIGVAGYFIRREISDAGQPARAEPPPLGELIRGQWRRIFQVSGFKVLDAVGFYLMFVYSTTYLSEIVGFSKRRAMAINTIGMAAALIILPIAGALSDRVGRKPVLLVSAAMIAIFAWPLFNLLWHPAFRIPLSGQIGFAMLIGLFDGVSPATAAEAFPSNVRCSGVALSHNLVMALLGGTAPLVATYLIDRTNSEMAPTVYLICAAIVSVFFVLTMRETAQLPLAD
- a CDS encoding DUF4236 domain-containing protein, producing the protein MPFRFYRRVHVLPGVSINVSKSGPSLSVGMRGAHLTLGRNGVSRTVGIPGTGIYYTSRAGTHTGAHYHGGSGAGIGWMIAAVVIAALALLTHSHSGR